A single Osmerus mordax isolate fOsmMor3 chromosome 9, fOsmMor3.pri, whole genome shotgun sequence DNA region contains:
- the fhl5 gene encoding four and a half LIM domains protein 5 isoform X1, which translates to MSAERFDCHYCKDSLLGKKYIMKEDTQYCTKCYENLFANCCEDCTLPIGCNCKDLSYKERHWHEQCFKCAKCSRPLVEKPFAAKDELLLCTDCYSHEYSSKCTTCKKTIMPGSRKMEYKGNSWHETCFLCHRCQQPMGTKSFIPKDTGYFCVPCFEKQFAYQCCACKKAITTGGVTYNDKPWHRECFLCIGCKKQLSGQRFTSRENFPYCLDCFSHLYAKKCVGCTKPITSLAGAKYISFEERQWHSECFTCMQCSVSLVGRGFLTQRDDILCTDCGREK; encoded by the exons ATGTCAGCTGAACGCTTTGACTGTCATTACTGCAAGGACTCTCTGCTGGGTAAGAAGTATATTATGAAAGAGGACACGCAGTACTGCACTAAATGCTACGAGAACCTGTTTGCCAACTGCTGTGAGGATTGTACTCTACCCATTGGGTGCAACTGCAAG GACCTGTCTTATAAGGAGCGCCACTGGCATGAGCAGTGCTTTAAGTGTGCCAAGTGCAGTCGCCCCCTAGTGGAGAAGCCCTTTGCTGCCAAGGATGAGCTTCTGCTCTGCACTGACTGCTACTCCCACGAGTACTCCTCCAAGTGCACCACCTGCAAGAAGACCATAATGCCTG GCTCCCGCAAAATGGAGTACAAGGGGAACAGCTGGCATGAGACCTGCTTCCTTtgccaccgctgccagcagcCAATGGGAACCAAGTCCTTCATCCCCAAAGACACTGGCTACTTCTGTGTGCCCTGCTTTGAGAAGCAATTTGCCTACCAGTGCTGCGCCTGTAAGAAA GCCATCACCACTGGTGGGGTGACCtacaacgacaagccctggcACCGGGAGTGTTTCCTATGCATCGGCTGTAAGAAGCAGCTGTCAGGCCAGCGCTTCACCTCCAGAGAGAACTTCCCCTACTGCCTGGATTGCTTCAGCCACCTCTATGCTAAGAAATGTGTGGGCTGCACCAAGCCCATCACCA gCCTGGCCGGGGCTAAGTACATCTCGTTTGAGGAGCGTCAGTGGCACAGTGAGTGTTTCACCTGCATGCAGTGCTCCGTGTCCCTGGTGGGCCGCGGCTTCCTCACTCAGCGTGACGACATCCTCTGCACCGACTGTGGCCGCGAGAAGTGA
- the marcksb gene encoding myristoylated alanine-rich protein kinase C substrate b — protein sequence MGAQISKTGAKEETAADKPAEEAAVAAKTNGQENGHAKTNGDASPTEEANKAEVQANGSSPTEETPKEAVEKVEAAEGEKEPAAAATNGEAKPEQEEEAAGTSDEAKQKKKRFSFKKPSFKLSGFSFKKGKKESEEGNEDGEAAPAEEGKATEETAAEDEEAKPAEAGEEAAKEAPAEEAKAEEPKAAEEVKGEAAAGEKPTEPSPAEPESAACGEAAPAASE from the exons ATGGGAGCACAAATCTCCAAAACCGGTGCTAAAGAAGAAACCGCTGCAGATAAACCAGCAGAAGAAGCGGCAGTTGCAGCCAAGACAAACGGACAG GAGAATGGACATGCGAAAACAAATGGAGATGCCTCTCCTACAGAGGAAGCAAACAAAGCTGAGGTCCAGGCCAACGGCAGCTCCCCTACTGAGGAGACGCCCAAAGAGGCAGTAGAGAAGGTAGAAGCtgcggagggggagaaggagccaGCCGCGGCCGCCACCAACGGGGAGGCCAAgccggagcaggaggaggaggccgcaGGCACCAGCGACGAGGCCAAGCAGAAGAAGAAGCGCTTCTCTTTCAAGAAGCCCTCCTTCAAGCTGAGCGGCTTCTCATTTAAAAAGGGCAAGAAGGAGTCCGAGGAGGGGAACGAGGACGGCGAGGCCGCTCCTGCCGAGGAGGGGAAAGCGACGGAGGAGACCGCGGCCGAGGACGAGGAGGCTAAGCCCGCCGAGGCCGGGGAGGAGGCCGCCAAGGAGGCTCCTGCAGAGGAGGCCAAGGCCGAGGAGCCCAAGGCTGCAGaagaggtgaagggagaggcCGCTGCTGGGGAGAAGCCGACGGAGCCCTCACCCGCAGAGCCCGAGTCAGCAGCCTGCGGGGAGGCAGCCCCCGCCGCCAGCGAGTGA
- the col10a1a gene encoding collagen, type X, alpha 1a: MQLSPLKMVIRVASLILLLVALTAAHGERYVVKKVMKAPQYQPYSVKSHVVSVAGEPGAPGEPGPEGPAGPPGPAGEDAVGMPGPVGPSGPPGPAGLTVPGKPGSPGGPGKPGASGANGEKGDTGAPGAQGPRGMPGPSGSPGPAGLSSTGKPGPHGLPGANGQRGETGLKGHPGVPGLPGAKGDTGVGIAGAQGATGPTGPMGPSGEPGQPGVGKPGRAGVPGEPGKSGSPGVDGAPGATGPMGSKGHPGAPGVGVSGKPGENGAPGLPGAVGPKGHQGATGATGAPGIAGYGKPGAPGVKGDRGATGSPGATGVKGESGAMGHTGATGATGASGPVGAQGVRGFTGDSGPMGPKGDTGAGGPQGPKGYKGDQGAQGFPGKQGYPGATGPAGPGGATGAPGNKGDTGHTGATGAPGVSGPAGPKGLPGHAGEPGAAGLDGAPGPRGPAGASGAVGAPGLKGHPGLPGASGPAGLAAKGIPGPQGPPGLPGADGRDGAMGPAGPPGPPGAPGEMVFEKSMGMGEVLVPALVKTPMSAFTVSLATPYPASGTPIKFDQVVYNAEAHYDTETGLFTCQVPGIYYFSYTIHVNGAHALVALYKNGQPVMFSYDEYNKGFLDQMSGSAVLLLDEQDTVYLQIPDDEANGVFAAENVHCSFSGFLIAST, encoded by the exons ATGCAG CTTTCACCTCTGAAAATGGTCATCAGAGTAGCAAGCCTGATCCTCCTCCTGGTGGCCTTGACGGCTGCCCACGGTGAGAGATATGTGGTGAAGAAGGTCATGAAGGCCCCTCAGTACCAGCCCTACTCTGTCAAGAGCCACG TGGTGTCCGTGGCTGGTGAGCCTGGTGCCCCAGGTGAGCCTGGACCAGAAGGCCCTGCTGGCCCACCTGGCCCCGCAGGTGAGGACGCAGTTGGCATGCCTGGACCCGTTGGACCCTCTGGACCCCCTGGACCTGCTGGCCTCACTGTACCTGGGAAACCTGGTTCTCCCGGTGGGCCGGGCAAACCTGGTGCCTCTGGAGCCAATGGAGAGAAAGGTGATACAGGAGCTCCCGGTGCTCAGGGACCCAGGGGAATGCCTGGACCCTCTGGAAGCCCCGGACCCGCCGGCCTCTCCTCCACAGGCAAGCCTGGGCCTCACGGTCTTCCAGGAGCAAATGGACAAAGGGGGGAGACAGGTCTGAAAGGACATCCAGGTGTGCCTGGTCTGCCAGGGGCTAAAGGAGATACAGGTGTGGGCATTGCTGGGGCACAGGGAGCGACAGGACCCACAGGACCCATGGGTCCATCCGGAGAGCCAGGTCAGCCAGGAGTTGGGAAGCCAGGAAGGGCAGGTGTGCCAGGTGAGCCAGGCAAGTCAGGTAGCCCAGGTGTTGATGGTGCACCAGGTGCCACGGGACCCATGGGCTCTAAGGGTCACCCTGGCGCCCCAGGTGTTGGTGTGTCAGGTAAACCAGGTGAGAATGGAGCCCCAGGCCTGCCTGGTGCAGTCGGCCCTAAGGGTCATCAGGGAGCTACGGGCGCAACTGGTGCCCCCGGCATAGCTGGATACGGCAAGCCAGGTGCTCCAGGAGTGAAAGGAGATAGAGGAGCAACAGGTAGCCCAGGTGCTACAGGTGTGAAGGGAGAGTCAGGTGCGATGGGACACACTGGGGCCACAGGTGCTACTGGAGCCAGCGGTCCCGTTGGGGCTCAGGGTGTTAGAGGTTTCACAGGTGATTCTGGCCCCATGGGTCCTAAAGGTGACACAGGTGCAGGGGGACCCCAGGGACCCAAGGGATACAAGGGAGATCAGGGAGCACAGGGCTTCCCAGGCAAGCAGGGTTATCCAGGGGCAACAGGCCCAGCTGGCCCCGGGGGAGCCACCGGAGCTCCAGGCAACAAGGGAGACACTGGACACACAGGGGCCACTGGGGCCCCAGGTGTCTCAGGACCCGCCGGGCCTAAAGGCCTTCCCGGGCATGCAGGTGAACCAGGTGCTGCTGGACTCGATGGAGCCCCAGGTCCCAGAGGACCTGCTGGGGCTTCCGGTGCCGTTGGTGCACCTGGCCTTAAGGGACACCCAGGTCTCCCTGGAGCATCTGGCCCGGCTGGTCTGGCCGCCAAGGGCATCCCCGGACCACAGGGTCCCCCTGGTCTGCCTGGTGCTGATGGTCGGGATGGTGCTATGGGCCCTGCTGGACCCCCAGGCCCACCTGGTGCCCCTGGTGAGATGGTCTTTGAGAAGAGCATGGGCATGGGTGAGGTCCTTGTCCCAGCTCTGGTCAAAACCCCCATGTCtgctttcactgtctctctggccACCCCCTACCCTGCGTCTGGAACCCCCATTAAGTTTGACCAAGTAGTGTACAATGCAGAGGCCCACTATGACACCGAGACCGGCCTGTTCACTTGCCAGGTCCCCGGGATCTATTACTTCTCCTACACCATCCACGTGAACGGAGCTCACGCTCTGGTGGCCCTGTACAAGAACGGCCAGCCTGTCATGTTCAGCTATGATGAGTACAACAAGGGCTTCCTGGACCAGATGTCCGGCAGCGCCGTCCTCCTTCTGGATGAGCAGGACACAGTCTACCTGCAGATCCCCGACGATGAGGCCAATGGCGTCTTCGCCGCTGAGAATGTTCACTGCTCTTTCTCTGGGTTCCTTATTGCTTCAACGTGA
- the fhl5 gene encoding four and a half LIM domains protein 5 isoform X2: protein MPGSRKMEYKGNSWHETCFLCHRCQQPMGTKSFIPKDTGYFCVPCFEKQFAYQCCACKKAITTGGVTYNDKPWHRECFLCIGCKKQLSGQRFTSRENFPYCLDCFSHLYAKKCVGCTKPITSLAGAKYISFEERQWHSECFTCMQCSVSLVGRGFLTQRDDILCTDCGREK, encoded by the exons ATGCCTG GCTCCCGCAAAATGGAGTACAAGGGGAACAGCTGGCATGAGACCTGCTTCCTTtgccaccgctgccagcagcCAATGGGAACCAAGTCCTTCATCCCCAAAGACACTGGCTACTTCTGTGTGCCCTGCTTTGAGAAGCAATTTGCCTACCAGTGCTGCGCCTGTAAGAAA GCCATCACCACTGGTGGGGTGACCtacaacgacaagccctggcACCGGGAGTGTTTCCTATGCATCGGCTGTAAGAAGCAGCTGTCAGGCCAGCGCTTCACCTCCAGAGAGAACTTCCCCTACTGCCTGGATTGCTTCAGCCACCTCTATGCTAAGAAATGTGTGGGCTGCACCAAGCCCATCACCA gCCTGGCCGGGGCTAAGTACATCTCGTTTGAGGAGCGTCAGTGGCACAGTGAGTGTTTCACCTGCATGCAGTGCTCCGTGTCCCTGGTGGGCCGCGGCTTCCTCACTCAGCGTGACGACATCCTCTGCACCGACTGTGGCCGCGAGAAGTGA
- the si:ch211-266g18.9 gene encoding transforming growth factor-beta receptor-associated protein 1 — translation MMTFRAFTRSLVYESPNVPKEKDTSSIHCLECYGRNIYIGTRGSVVQHLTLPSSSRLEADLDGTTREGRRRKLGSGGPVSQLRAVPVLNHLLVLWDRSLSAFNMFSLDPAPSLKRIQHVSLFQVCESSLSTQSQDVSVELVTASSRKRGIRIHVLGVDRWECVKEVALLQDPVALAVEDTVVCVATGNRYLLHDYKTGNGVDLFPHNLNKQNVIVSTAGRGEFLLNGPDCLGMFVMSTGVCQRPPLQWPEGVLAAGVCFPYVLTLLPQALHVYSLVDQQLKETVCLLGAKGLLPTKDGVYVFTEREVIFLSMVPLEEQIQTLAGCERVQEALALLGGVQHQLLQDSYQELEKTITCMVGFVHFHLGAFTEAKDLFIKGELDPREVVSLYPDLEPVCGAFRSHLTPPSHARDLKALRQEDRATFQLYQCFLAEFLSAVRGTEQGRRSGAEVDWALLRLYAEQGDAEQLHLLVSSSEAWDLDASVAVLQHHQRYFSLGLLYQSHKDHMNAIETWVRIADGHYEDTSCSDVYEHIVQTLSLLPYSDVVWAFADWTLLRDQEVGVRIFTRRDPEETHLSVQEEVLVCLKKYPQALVCYLEFLVHDLKREEEKLHSLLAVAYVAQIQPVLHRREESDSGVREAREKLQQLLWQSSHYDNAAVRARLQPTTLLLEKAIVVGRGGDHQQALEMLVHQGGELQDAWAYCQRAGRGQTRELKQSLSLGLLQIYLGSSGFTSAAVDLLNANAAAFDLETVLQVLPESWSLQLVSQFLLGSLRGTSHQRRMGGVQRGLAQAELLRHKYTWAQASKGMLRVPKGCVCTACKKDLTDSEFVCSLSGELTHTTCSSCTKS, via the exons ATGATGACTTTCAGAGCCTTCACTCGATCACTCGTCTACGAGAGCCCTAATGTCCCTAAAGAGAAGGACACATCCAGCATCCACTGTCTGGAGTGCTACGGCAGGAACATCTACATCGGAACCAGGGGCTCGGTGGTCCAGCACCTGACCCTACCCAGCAGCTCACGCTTAGAAGCCGACCTGGACGGGACcaccagagaggggaggaggaggaaactcGGCTCTGGCGGTCCAGTATCCCAGCTGCGGGCCGTGCCAGTTCTGAACCACCTACTGGTGCTGTGGGACCGCTCCCTCAGCGCCTTCAACATGTTCTCTCTAGACCCAGCCCCCTCACTGAAGAGGATCCAGCACGTGTCTCTGTTCCAGGTCTGTGAGTCGTCTCTCTCAACCCAGTCCCAGGATGTGAGCGTGGAGCTGGTGACCGCCTCCAGCAGGAAGCGTGGGATCCGGATCCACGTGTTGGGGGTGGACCGGTGGGAGTGTGTGAAGGAGGTGGCCCTGCTCCAGGACCCCGTGGCCCTGGCGGTGGAGGACACCGTCGTGTGTGTGGCCACCGGGAACAGATACCTCCTCCACGACTACAAGACGGGCAACGGCGTGGATCTCTTCCCTCACAACCTCAACAAGCAGAATGTCATCGTGAGCAcggcggggagaggagagttcCTACTGAACGGACCTGACTGTTTGG GCATGTTTGTTATGAGTACGGGGGTGTGCCAGCGTCCTCCGCTCCAGTGGCCTGAGGGGGTGTTGGCGGCCGGGGTGTGTTTCCCCTATGTCCTGACCCTCCTGCCCCAGGCCCTCCATGTCTACAGCCTGGTGGACCAGCAGCTGAAAGAGACCGTCTGTCTGCTCGGTGCCAAGGGCTTGCTCCCAACCAAAG ATGGGGTGTATGTGTTCACGGAGAGAGAGGTCATCTTTCTGTCCATGGTGCCTCTGGAGGAGCAGATCCAGACCTTGGCGGGCTGTGAGAGGGTGCAGGAGGCCCTGGCTCTGCTGGGTGGAGTTCAACACCAGCTACTCCAGGACTCGTACCAG GAACTGGAGAAGACCATAACTTGCATGGTTGGATTTGTTCACTTTCACCTGGGGGCCTTTACCGAAGCCAAAGATTTATTCAT TAAAGGTGAGCTGGACCCCAGAGAAGTCGTTTCACTGTATCCAGACCTGGAGCCTGTCTGCGGGGCCTTCCGCTCCCACCTAACTCCACCCAGCCACGCCAGGGATCTAAAAGCGCTACGGCAAGAGGACAGGGCCACGTTTCAGTTGTACCAGTGCTTCCTGGCGGAGTTTCTCAGCGCCGTCAGGGGGACGGAGCAGGGTCGGAGGAGCGGCGCTGAGGTGGACTGGGCCCTGCTGAGGCTCTACGCTGAGCAGGGAGACGCGGAGCAGCTGCACCTGCTGGTGTCCTCCTCCGAGGCGTGGGACCTGGACGCCAGCGTGGCCGTCCTCCAGCACCACCAGAG ATATTTCTCTCTGGGATTGCTCTACCAAAGTCACAAGGACCATATGAATGCAATCGAG ACCTGGGTGAGGATTGCAGATGGACACTATGAGGACACCTCGTGTTCAGACGTCTATGAGCACATCGTACAGACTCTCAGCCTCCTGCCTTACAGCGACGTGGTGTGGGCGTTTGCAGACTGGACCCTTCTGAGAGACCAGGAG GTCGGAGTCCGTATTTTCACCAGAAGAGACCCCGAGGAGACTCATCTGTCAGTGCAGGAGGAGGTTCTTGTCTGCTTGAAAAAGTACCCTCAGGCGTTGGTTTGCTACCTAGAGTTTCTGGTTCATGATTTGAAAAGGGAG GAGGAGAAGCTCCACAGCCTTCTGGCTGTGGCATATGTTGCCCAGATACAGCCGGTTCTccacaggagagaggagtcagACTCTGGTGTGCGAGAGGCCAGAGAAAAACTGCAACAGTTGCTATGGCAGTCGTCGCACTATGATAATGCAGCTGTGCGCG CAAGACTCCAGCCGACAACCCTCCTTCTAGAGAAGGCCATcgttgtggggaggggtggtgacCACCAACAGGCCCTGGAGATGCTGGTCCACCAGGGGGGAGAGCTTCAGGACGCGTGGGCCTACTGTCAGAGGGCCGGCCGGGGCCAGACCAGGGAACTCAAGCAGAGCCTGTCCCTCGGCCTACTCCAAATCTACCTGGGTTCCTCTGGTTTCACCAGCGCAGCCGTGGACCTCCTCAATGCTAACGCTGCGGCCTTCGACCTGGAAACAGTTCTCCAGGTGCTTCCAGAGTCCTGGTCTCTCCAGCTGGTCTCCCAGTTCCTGCTGGGCTCCCTCAGAGGGACATCTCaccagaggaggatggggggagtaCAGAGGGGTCTGGCCCAGGCAGAGCTACTCAGACACAAGTACACTTGG gcccaggcctcaAAAGGGATGCTGAGAGTGCCCAAGGGTTGTGTGTGCACGGCGTGTAAGAAGGACCTCACAGACTCCGAGTTTGTGTGTAGTCTCTCAGGTGAACTGACTCACACAACCTGTAGTAGCTGCACAAAATCCTAG